One window from the genome of Castellaniella sp. MT123 encodes:
- the ispB gene encoding octaprenyl diphosphate synthase — MNFSELFAPIVSDMQAVDAVIRSRLDSEVVLIRTIGDYIVGAGGKRMRPAMMLLVAGALGYQGDNHHRLAAVVEFIHTATLLHDDVVDESDMRRGRETANAVFGNAASVLVGDYLYSRSFEMMVESGSMAAMAVLSAATTVIAEGEVLQLLNVHDPDVSLDRYLQVVRYKTAKLFEASAQVGAIISGVTPEQESAAAAYGRHVGTAFQLIDDVLDYSGDVQALGKNVGDDLREGKPTLPLIRVLETGTADQRSLIRQAIETGHADFEAVARAIHATDALDYTRQAARAEADLARQALSAFPDSVYRETLLKFCAFAVERDR, encoded by the coding sequence TTGAATTTCTCTGAACTGTTTGCCCCCATCGTGTCCGACATGCAGGCGGTCGACGCGGTCATTCGCTCACGCCTGGATTCCGAGGTCGTCCTGATCCGCACGATCGGCGACTACATCGTCGGCGCAGGGGGCAAACGCATGCGCCCGGCCATGATGCTGCTGGTTGCGGGCGCCCTGGGCTACCAGGGCGACAATCACCACCGGCTGGCCGCCGTGGTCGAATTCATCCATACCGCCACGCTGCTGCATGACGACGTGGTCGATGAATCCGACATGCGCCGGGGCCGCGAAACCGCCAACGCCGTCTTTGGCAATGCCGCCAGCGTTCTTGTGGGCGACTACCTGTATTCCCGTTCCTTCGAGATGATGGTTGAATCGGGGTCCATGGCCGCCATGGCCGTGTTGTCCGCGGCCACCACCGTCATCGCCGAGGGCGAGGTCCTGCAGCTCCTGAACGTCCATGATCCGGATGTGTCACTCGATCGCTATCTGCAGGTCGTGCGCTACAAGACAGCAAAACTGTTCGAGGCCTCTGCCCAGGTGGGGGCCATCATTTCAGGTGTGACGCCTGAACAGGAATCGGCCGCCGCCGCTTACGGCCGCCACGTCGGCACCGCCTTCCAGCTGATCGATGACGTGCTGGACTACAGCGGCGATGTGCAGGCGCTGGGAAAGAACGTGGGCGACGACCTGCGCGAGGGCAAGCCCACCCTGCCGCTGATCCGTGTCCTGGAAACCGGCACGGCGGATCAGCGCAGCCTGATCCGCCAGGCGATCGAAACCGGCCATGCGGATTTCGAGGCGGTGGCGCGCGCCATCCATGCCACCGACGCCCTGGACTACACGCGCCAGGCGGCCCGCGCCGAGGCCGATCTGGCCAGGCAGGCGCTGTCCGCCTTCCCGGATTCCGTTTATCGGGAAACTCTGCTAAAATTCTGTGCTTTCGCGGTCGAGCGCGATCGTTGA
- a CDS encoding transcriptional regulator, with the protein MYTIIETPIFTADAKTIWHEDERGEFSAWLARNPLAGEVIPGSGGCRKVRWSRSGVGKRGGVRVIYYNRLENGVIYLLVIYAKSVRGSIPAYLLRAIKEELENDPT; encoded by the coding sequence ATGTACACCATCATTGAGACGCCGATCTTCACAGCGGATGCAAAGACTATCTGGCACGAAGATGAGCGTGGTGAATTTTCTGCCTGGTTGGCGCGGAATCCGCTGGCGGGAGAAGTGATTCCTGGATCCGGTGGATGTCGCAAGGTGCGTTGGTCCCGTTCAGGGGTGGGAAAGCGGGGCGGCGTCAGGGTCATCTACTACAACCGTCTCGAGAATGGCGTAATTTACCTGCTGGTGATTTACGCCAAGTCGGTACGGGGTAGCATTCCAGCGTACCTGCTCAGGGCAATCAAAGAGGAGCTTGAAAATGACCCCACGTGA
- a CDS encoding helix-turn-helix domain-containing protein, giving the protein MTPRDSMTGTELGEKLLASVRQMKAGAGTVVHSPVAQARLRSQLSQTQFAALMGVSVRTLQEWEQGRRKPSGAAQTLITVAERYPEVLRDLVSSS; this is encoded by the coding sequence ATGACCCCACGTGACAGCATGACAGGGACGGAGTTGGGCGAGAAATTGCTCGCCTCGGTGCGTCAGATGAAGGCTGGCGCCGGCACGGTGGTGCATTCGCCAGTGGCGCAGGCGCGGCTGCGTTCCCAGTTGTCTCAGACGCAATTCGCGGCACTCATGGGAGTGTCGGTACGGACATTGCAGGAATGGGAGCAGGGACGCCGCAAGCCGTCAGGCGCGGCGCAGACGCTGATTACGGTCGCGGAACGTTACCCGGAGGTGCTTCGCGACCTGGTGTCTAGCTCGTGA
- a CDS encoding PQQ-dependent sugar dehydrogenase, whose amino-acid sequence MRFAIHCAELALCALAALCAAALPSAAAGAASAIVSRNAGTLPDDGGRPFTVRRIATFDHPWAIAFLPDGRLLITEKPGKIFITTRDGAKTEVHGVPRVYYRGQNGLLDIAVSPRFAQDATVFFTYVAPEDNGGVLTLARARLAESGHQASLDDLRILWRQQPASRGGQPGGIIAFPPDGRHLFLSVGDRMEPDSAQNPDAARGKILRLNPDGSAPADNPLAGQPGVRALTWTSGHRNPYGLAFAPNGQLWETEMGPKGGDELNRIIRGKNYGWPIVSNGDQYDGTPIPRHSTHPEFETPRVYWTPVIAPAGLAFYQGPQFPAWQGSALIGGLVSHGLARIAFEPDGNARQADRWPLGARIRDVAVAPDGTVWVIEDGPNAALLRLVPRSQSNR is encoded by the coding sequence ATGCGATTTGCCATCCATTGCGCAGAATTGGCTCTCTGCGCCCTTGCCGCCCTGTGCGCGGCAGCCCTGCCCAGTGCCGCTGCTGGCGCTGCGAGCGCCATCGTGTCGCGCAACGCGGGCACCCTGCCAGATGACGGTGGCAGGCCGTTCACGGTCCGGCGCATCGCCACGTTCGACCACCCCTGGGCGATCGCCTTCCTGCCTGACGGCCGCCTGCTCATCACCGAAAAGCCAGGGAAAATCTTCATCACGACGCGAGATGGCGCCAAGACCGAAGTGCATGGAGTCCCCAGGGTTTACTACCGCGGCCAGAACGGCCTGCTGGACATCGCTGTTTCACCGCGCTTCGCGCAAGACGCGACGGTATTCTTTACTTACGTCGCCCCCGAGGACAACGGAGGCGTCCTGACCCTGGCGCGCGCACGGCTGGCGGAATCCGGCCATCAAGCCTCGCTGGACGATCTGCGCATCCTGTGGCGGCAGCAGCCCGCCAGCCGGGGCGGCCAGCCCGGCGGCATCATCGCCTTCCCGCCGGATGGCCGGCATCTTTTCCTGAGCGTCGGCGACCGCATGGAACCCGATTCGGCGCAAAATCCCGATGCCGCCCGGGGGAAGATCCTGCGCCTGAACCCGGATGGCTCAGCCCCGGCGGATAATCCGCTGGCCGGGCAACCGGGCGTCCGCGCACTGACCTGGACGAGCGGCCACCGCAACCCGTACGGGCTGGCGTTCGCCCCGAACGGGCAATTGTGGGAAACCGAGATGGGCCCCAAGGGCGGCGACGAATTGAACCGGATCATTCGCGGCAAGAACTACGGCTGGCCCATCGTTTCCAATGGCGACCAATACGATGGCACCCCGATTCCCAGGCACAGCACCCATCCGGAATTCGAAACCCCCCGTGTCTACTGGACCCCGGTGATCGCGCCCGCCGGACTGGCCTTCTATCAGGGCCCGCAGTTCCCGGCATGGCAGGGTTCGGCACTGATCGGCGGCCTGGTTTCCCATGGCTTGGCCAGGATCGCCTTCGAACCCGATGGCAATGCCCGGCAGGCCGACCGCTGGCCCCTGGGCGCCCGCATCCGCGACGTGGCCGTCGCACCCGACGGGACGGTATGGGTGATCGAAGACGGCCCGAACGCGGCGTTGCTGCGGCTGGTGCCGCGTAGCCAGTCTAACCGGTAA
- a CDS encoding putative 2-aminoethylphosphonate ABC transporter substrate-binding protein — translation MQTLTLSRLAVGLFALFAAQAWADTTLTVYTALEADQLKAYQRKFEEDVPGVKIKWVRESTGIITAKLLAEKAAPQADVVLGVAASSLLVLDRQGMLQPYAPKGVEKLNKAYVDDANPPTWVGMDVWGATICFNTVEAAKLGLKKPETWKDLTKPEYQGRIVMPNPASSGTGYFDVTAWLKLFGEEGGWTYMDALHRNIAQYTHSGSKPCKQAATGEFPIGISFEYRAAQSKAQGAPIDLVFPKEGLGWDVEATAIMKGTKHLAAAKKLADWSASRNANELYAKNFAVVAYPGVAASNPYIPANYESLLVKQDLRWSAANRDRILAAWTQRYDSKSEPKK, via the coding sequence ATGCAGACCCTGACACTCTCCCGCCTCGCCGTCGGCCTCTTCGCCCTGTTTGCCGCGCAGGCCTGGGCCGACACCACGCTGACCGTCTATACCGCGTTGGAAGCCGATCAACTCAAGGCGTACCAGCGGAAATTTGAGGAAGACGTGCCCGGCGTCAAGATCAAGTGGGTCCGGGAATCCACCGGGATCATCACAGCCAAGCTGCTGGCCGAGAAGGCGGCACCGCAGGCTGACGTGGTCCTGGGCGTTGCCGCCTCGTCGCTGCTGGTGCTGGATCGGCAGGGCATGTTGCAGCCCTATGCGCCCAAAGGGGTGGAGAAGCTGAACAAAGCCTATGTCGATGACGCCAATCCGCCGACCTGGGTCGGCATGGATGTCTGGGGGGCGACGATCTGCTTCAACACGGTCGAAGCGGCGAAGCTGGGGCTGAAGAAGCCCGAGACCTGGAAGGATCTGACCAAGCCGGAATATCAGGGCCGGATCGTGATGCCGAATCCGGCGTCCAGCGGTACCGGCTACTTCGACGTCACAGCCTGGCTCAAGCTGTTCGGCGAAGAGGGCGGATGGACCTACATGGATGCCTTGCACCGGAACATTGCCCAGTACACGCATTCGGGCTCAAAGCCGTGCAAACAGGCGGCCACCGGCGAATTCCCCATCGGGATCTCTTTCGAATACCGGGCGGCGCAGAGCAAAGCGCAAGGCGCGCCGATCGATCTGGTGTTCCCCAAGGAAGGCCTGGGCTGGGACGTGGAGGCCACGGCGATCATGAAGGGCACGAAACACCTGGCGGCGGCCAAGAAGCTGGCCGACTGGTCCGCCTCGCGCAATGCCAACGAACTTTACGCGAAGAATTTTGCGGTCGTGGCCTATCCAGGAGTAGCCGCTTCCAACCCCTACATTCCCGCGAACTACGAGTCGCTGCTCGTGAAGCAGGACTTGCGCTGGTCGGCAGCGAACCGCGACCGCATCCTGGCGGCCTGGACGCAGCGCTACGACAGCAAGTCCGAGCCGAAGAAGTGA